From Spirochaetaceae bacterium:
TAAACTTAGTTTTACCAATAATGAAGAAGTTAAAGAGGCTGCTTTAGTTATTATGCGTGCTAACTTAACTTTTAGTAAACACAACTTAGGTATTAGGTATTTTATCAATTTAACTTATAATGGTAAAGTTTATAACTTTACCTCTGTTTTTCAGGATAAAAATTATTTTTACAGCTTTAACCAAAAAAACGAAGATAATTACTTAATTATTAAATTAGAGGCCGTAAAGGCCAAACAAAAGTTAGTGTGTAACCTTAAGGTAAAGCAAAGCAGCTTACTGGCTTTAAATTATCCTATCCCGCAAAGTACCAACTTAAGCTACTTAATGAGCGGGGAAGCTGAGGCTGCCATCGAAATTTATCAAAGCGATTCGCTGCTGGATTGGGAGCTGGAAGGGCAATTTAAGCTTACTGGGGCCGCTATTCAACTAAGTAATTTAAATAATGAACAACAAACTAAGTCTTTATAATTTTATATCGTTAGTTAATAGTTATGTAACTAAAGGAAGGCTTACGCAGCTGCCCTTAAGCGAGGCCGATTTAAGCCGGCCGGCAGTCCCTCAAGCGGTTAAAGCTCATACGGCTGTTACCCCCAACTTAAAGATAGAGGCTGATAATTTAAGCCAACTAAATAATATTATACAAAGCTGTAAAGCTTGCAGTTTGCCGCTAGGCCATGCTATAGTAGGAGCAGGGAATACACAGCCGCAGCTGCTGGTGTTAAGTGATAGTCTTTCGGCCGATGATAACGAGCTAAGCCAGCCTTTTAGCGGGGCGATGGGTCAATTTGTCGATTTATGGCTTAAGGCCATCAATTTAAGCCGCGCCGACTGTTACTTTAGTACATTAGTAAAGTGTTATAGTCCTAAATTTAGCGAGGAAGCGGCCGCACTTTGTGCCGGTTACCTTTTTAAACAAATAGAGCTTTTAAAGCCGCAGGCTATTTTAGCATGCGGAGTAGCTTTAGCTAGGGTTATTAGCGGTAAAGCCGAGAGTGTGGCCAATTTACGCGGGCGGCCTTTTAGTCACCATCATATTCCTTTGGTAGTAACTTATAGCCCGGTGAGTGTTTTAAACGACGAAAGTTTAAAACGGCCGGTATGGGAAGATTTAAAAATGCTGCGTAATATTTTAAATGGCGGGCAAAGAGGATAAAGGGATATGCAAAACGAAGAGGTGCGTTATGCCGTATTAGGCAGCGGCAGCGAAGGTAATGCTTATATTATAGAAAATAGCCGAGCCGCTATTCTAATTGATAATGGCTACCGTTTAAACGAACTATACCGGCGCCTAAACCAAGCAGGTTTTGAGATAAGCAAATTAAAATATATTTTTTTAACCCACGACCACAGCGACCACAGCAGCGGGGTAGCCGAGTTGGCCTTACATTTAAATATACCAGTAGTTATGCACCATAAAGCCGTTATTAAGGCTTCTGCCGGCTACGGCTTTGAACGCTGGAATATTAAAGCAGGCAAATTTTACAGTAACGATTATTACGATTTAAACTTTACAGCTTTTGATACCAGCCACGACAGCCCTTTTAGTTTGGGTTACTTTATCGAGCTTTCGGGCCGCCGTTTTTTACTCATTACCGATACTGGCCGGCTTACTCCTTGTATGTACGACTATGCCGAAAGCGCCGATGTGCTTTTTTTAGAGAGTAACTACTCGCCCGTTATGTTACAGCAAGGGAAATATCCGGCCTTTTTAAAGGCGCGTATTGCCGGAGCGCGCGGCCATTTATCTAATTACGATGCGGCTAATTTTATTATTAGGCTGAGTAATAACCAGTTTAAACGTATTTTTTTGTGTCATCTTTCGCAAAATAATAATAGTATAGAAACACTTAAAGAAGAATTTGGGGCTATTTGCCCCCTAGAGCCACATATTACCATTTGCCCGCGTAACCAACTTATGGCCGGCGAGTTTTATGCGGCAGAGAGGGCAGATAAAGCGCTAAATGCCGCCGGTACTTTGCAATTAAGCAGCGCTTAATAAAATATAAAAGGGAGAGGTATAAATGTCGGTAAACAATAGGCCATTAGGTATTATTAGCTGTCCGGGCAGCCATGTATTTACTCAGCAATTAATAACCCATTTAAAAAGGCAAACCAAAAAACGGTTTTTAGATAAAATGACGGCGATGGCTAAGGCTTATAATGTTCCTGAAAGCGAAATTGTAGCCAGTTATAACTACGCTAACGATTTAGCCAGTGGTAACAGCGAGGTAAAAGAAGAAAACATTACCTACCGTGAGCCTAACTTCGAGATAGAAACGCGTTTTACCCGTTTTGCCAACGGCGAAATTAAAACCGAAATTCTCTCTACTATCCGTGAGTACGATATTTATATTGTGCAAGATGTTTACGGCACCATGCCGGCCAGCTACTATGGCAGCGAAGCCGCCGAGTATAATGTAAACGACCACTTAATAACTTTGCTTACTACCATCGATGCCGTTAGGGTATCGTCGCCGGCCCGTATTACTTGTGTGCTGCCGGCTTATCCTTATGCTAGGCAACATAAAAAAACCGGCCGTGAGGGACTAACAGCCGCTTTGGTGGGACGAATTTTGGAAGATATGGGGGTAGAGCGCATTATCACCCTAGATATTCACTCTAAAGACATAGACCATACCTTTAAAAATTTGCACCTAGAGAATTTATATGCCAGCTACCAAATAACCGAGCAACTGTTAGGGTTAATAGACCCTGAAAAAGAAGATTTAGTGGTGGTAGCCCCCGATACCGGCGCCGTTGACCGTAACAAATTTTTTGCCAATAACCTTAAACGGCCACTGGCTATGCTTTATAAAGAGCGCGACTATAGTATAGTTAGCAGCGATGCTAATAAAAGTAACATTAGTACTATGCGTATGCTGGGCGATGTTAAGGGGAAAGCAGTGTTTATCGTTGACGATATGCTGGGCACGGGCGGCACTTTAATTAAAGCTTTGCAAATAATGAAAGAGATGGGGGCAACTAAGGTAATTATCGGCATTAGCCTGCCGCTGTTTACGGCCGATGCGATTGAGCAATTTGATAAAGCTTATCAAGATGGGTTGTTTTATCGTATAATCGGCTGTAATGCCGTAAGCCACAGCGATAAATTACTTGGCCGCAGCTGGTACATTAGCGCCGATGTTAGCCCGCTGTTTGCCAGTGTGGTAAGGCGTTTAAATAACAGTGATGGACTGGGCAGTTTATTTGACAGTGATAAACTTATCCAAGATTTATTATTAAGTAAGTAATGATTTTAACTATCGATATAGGTACCAGCACCTTAAAGCTGGCCCTTTACGAAGGGGCTAAATCTTTAGCTTTTACTAGGCAAGCTTTATCTTGCTCGGTTAATACCTTTAACTTTGAGGCCATTAAAACTTTTATAACTACCAGCGGCTACCAAACTACGGCGATAAAAGCCATTGCTATTAGCAGCCAAGCTCCTACTTTAGTGGCCTTAAATGAGCACGGCCAATTAATAACTGTTTTATATTACTACGCTGCCGAGCAGAGACTGCCGGGGTTACCATCGGCCTTTTTACCTAAAATTTTGGCTTTTAAAGAGCAGCAACCCCATCTTTATCGGCAAACCGCTTGCTTTTTAACTTTAGGTGATTATTTAGCTTACCTGCTAAGCGGCCAGCTTTATACCAGCTTACCTATGCATGATAAACGTTATATCCCCTTTATGTGGGATAAAGCGCAGCTAGCCGGCTATGGTTTTGATGAAGCTTTATTTGCCCCTTTTTATCATAGAGAGTCTAGGCTTACTAATGGCAGCTTTGGCCTTGTTAAAGGCCTGCCGGTGGTAAGTGTAACCTTCGATTTTTTAGCGGCTTTAGTAGGCAGCGGGGCGCTTAGCGCTGATATTGGCTGTAACCGTAACGGCAGCAGTGAAGGGTTAAATTTTTTAATACCATTTAAGGCTAGTTTGCCATCTGCCAATCAATTAAATTGGCGCAGCTTTCCGCATGCAATAGCGACCTCTTATAATGCCGGGTTAATTTTTAACTATAAAGATTACTTTGACTACTTTAAAACTAGCTTACAACTAAACGATGATAATTTTTTTGCCGAGTTATTAACGGTAATAGATGATACGGAGTTGCCGTCTAGGTTAAACGATTATAATTTTGGTGTATTTAGCAATGATTTTAATTTTAATAATTTTTTACAGCTAATTAACGGTTGTTCGGCTTTTCAACAGGCAGCTATGGCTTTAAAGTTTTACGGCGAAGGTTTTGGGAAAGTAGTCAAGCTTTGGCCTAATTTAACGGAACTTAGGTTAAGCGGCGGAGCAGCGCTAAATAATGGGCTTAACCAATATAAAGCTAATTGCTGTGGAATACCCTGTGTTAGTGTGCAAGAAACATTTACAGAATTGCTGGGTAATGTTATAATAGCCTATATAGAGTTAGGCCGCTACGCTAATTTAAACGAAGCTGGCCGGCTTATCAAGGTAACTAAAACGTATTTACCTAATTAAGAGTTGAAAATTAAGAAGTAAAATAGAAAAATTCTTAATGAATACTTCTTAATTATTAATTAAAAAGAAGAGGTATTAAAATGATAGATTTACGCAGTGATACGGTAACAAAACCCAGCCCCGAAATGCGCCGGTTAATGGCGGCGGCAAAGGTAGGTGATGATGTTTACCGCGAAGACCCTACTACCGGCCGGCTGGAAGAATATGCCGCCTATTTAACCGGTAAAGAGGCCGCCTTGCTTATTAGCAGCGGCACGTTTGGGAACCTACTGGCTGCTATGGTGCTGGCAAGGCGTGGTACAGAGGTGCTTATGCACGAAGCCGCCCATACCATGATTTACGAGCAAAGCGGTATTTCGGCCATAGTGGGGGCTAAGCCGGTAACTATAGCCGGTTTGCGTGGTATATTAACGGCCGAAGCCGTAGAAAAAAAAATTAATAAAGCTGTCCCTTATTACAACGAAGAAACATCGTTGATTATTATCGAAAATAGTCATAACTTTTGCGGCGGCACGGTATGGAGTAAAACCGAGTTAGAAAGCTTAGCGGCAGTAGCGAATAAATATAACTTACCCATACACTTAGATGGAGCGCGCATTTTTAATGCCGCAGTGGCCGGCGGCCTTAGTGTTAAAGAAATTAGCAGTTATGCCGGTACTATTACTTTTTGTTTAAGTAAAGGGTTAGGAGCGCCTATCGGCAGTGTGCTTTGCGGTGATAAAACCTTTATTGACAAGGCTTTACGCTGGCGTAAAATGCTGGGTGGCGGTATGCGGCAAACGGGAGTTTTAGCGGCGGCCGGTCTATATGCTTTAGAGAATAACGTAGAGAGATTGGCTGAGGACCATAACCATGCCCAATTATTAGCTAAAGCCTTTAATGAAAGTGACTGGGCGCAGGCCGAATGTGAGCCCGAAACTAATATTATTTTTGCCGTTACCAAAGGGCCGGCCGGTGAGATGGTGGCTAAGTTAAAAGATAAAGGCATATTATGTTTTGCGATGGGGCCAAAACGTATAAGAATGGTAACCCATCTAGATGTAAGCGGCAGTGATATTGCTAAAGCTTGCGAGGCTATTAAAACCGTTAGTTGAGACAAAAACGAAAGGTTTGACAGATAGTGAAGAGTTAAGAATTAAAAAGAAAATATTTTTTTTGTTGTTAAGGGGTGGGAGTTAAGGTTAATAAAAAACCTCTCATAATGAGAGGTTTTAGCAGGGGAAGGACTCGAACCTTCGGCCTTTGGGTTATGAGCCCAACGAGCTGCCAGCTGCTCTACCCTGCGTTATTTGTGTTGCCATAATATCCCATCTTTTTAATTTTGTCAAGCTAAAACGGCAAAAAAGAATAAATAAATGGTATTTTTATGTATTGCAATTATCTAATAATAATTTATCAAAAATTTACTTTACAATTTGTCAATTTGCCTTTACTATAAAATATAGCTTGCTTACCCTAGATTAAAATAGGCTAAAATGCTATAATAACTTTAAAGTTTTTAATGAGGTATGTAAAATGAAACAAGAAGTAGAATACACTAAGTTATCTAAAATGATTAGAGAAGGGCTGTTGTTTGCAGAGGCTAGTCGTACCTATTTAGCTGGTGAAAATAAAGACGGTACTACTAAAGGGCTTATAGTAGCTAGCGAAGGATTATTTTTTAGCGAAGATGATATAGCTTTATGGCTAAACGCTGCCCGCAAATTAGTTATAGATATTTTAGGGGAGAACCACGAGCTGGCTAAGCCGGTTAGCCACTCTTTTAAAGAAGAAATTATTCGCTTATTAAAGGCACGTAGCAGCTTAAATTAAGGCAGTGCTTGACTAAGTAATATTTTTTATAGGTAATCCAGTTGCTTTGTAAAAGTTTATAGCTGGGTTACTTTGTTTTGTTTATCGTAGTAAATAAAGCCGGCTATAAATTATAGCTGCAAAAACTTTATGAAGATACTTATTACAATTTTATTGTTAACTGTCGGTTTGTTTACCGGCTGTAGGGTGGCTATTAGCGAAGTTCCGCAAATTATTGAGGCTAAGGTGCT
This genomic window contains:
- a CDS encoding uracil-DNA glycosylase, whose product is MNNKLSLYNFISLVNSYVTKGRLTQLPLSEADLSRPAVPQAVKAHTAVTPNLKIEADNLSQLNNIIQSCKACSLPLGHAIVGAGNTQPQLLVLSDSLSADDNELSQPFSGAMGQFVDLWLKAINLSRADCYFSTLVKCYSPKFSEEAAALCAGYLFKQIELLKPQAILACGVALARVISGKAESVANLRGRPFSHHHIPLVVTYSPVSVLNDESLKRPVWEDLKMLRNILNGGQRG
- a CDS encoding aminotransferase class I/II-fold pyridoxal phosphate-dependent enzyme, giving the protein MIDLRSDTVTKPSPEMRRLMAAAKVGDDVYREDPTTGRLEEYAAYLTGKEAALLISSGTFGNLLAAMVLARRGTEVLMHEAAHTMIYEQSGISAIVGAKPVTIAGLRGILTAEAVEKKINKAVPYYNEETSLIIIENSHNFCGGTVWSKTELESLAAVANKYNLPIHLDGARIFNAAVAGGLSVKEISSYAGTITFCLSKGLGAPIGSVLCGDKTFIDKALRWRKMLGGGMRQTGVLAAAGLYALENNVERLAEDHNHAQLLAKAFNESDWAQAECEPETNIIFAVTKGPAGEMVAKLKDKGILCFAMGPKRIRMVTHLDVSGSDIAKACEAIKTVS
- a CDS encoding MBL fold metallo-hydrolase gives rise to the protein MQNEEVRYAVLGSGSEGNAYIIENSRAAILIDNGYRLNELYRRLNQAGFEISKLKYIFLTHDHSDHSSGVAELALHLNIPVVMHHKAVIKASAGYGFERWNIKAGKFYSNDYYDLNFTAFDTSHDSPFSLGYFIELSGRRFLLITDTGRLTPCMYDYAESADVLFLESNYSPVMLQQGKYPAFLKARIAGARGHLSNYDAANFIIRLSNNQFKRIFLCHLSQNNNSIETLKEEFGAICPLEPHITICPRNQLMAGEFYAAERADKALNAAGTLQLSSA
- a CDS encoding FGGY-family carbohydrate kinase, producing MILTIDIGTSTLKLALYEGAKSLAFTRQALSCSVNTFNFEAIKTFITTSGYQTTAIKAIAISSQAPTLVALNEHGQLITVLYYYAAEQRLPGLPSAFLPKILAFKEQQPHLYRQTACFLTLGDYLAYLLSGQLYTSLPMHDKRYIPFMWDKAQLAGYGFDEALFAPFYHRESRLTNGSFGLVKGLPVVSVTFDFLAALVGSGALSADIGCNRNGSSEGLNFLIPFKASLPSANQLNWRSFPHAIATSYNAGLIFNYKDYFDYFKTSLQLNDDNFFAELLTVIDDTELPSRLNDYNFGVFSNDFNFNNFLQLINGCSAFQQAAMALKFYGEGFGKVVKLWPNLTELRLSGGAALNNGLNQYKANCCGIPCVSVQETFTELLGNVIIAYIELGRYANLNEAGRLIKVTKTYLPN
- the prs gene encoding ribose-phosphate diphosphokinase, with protein sequence MSVNNRPLGIISCPGSHVFTQQLITHLKRQTKKRFLDKMTAMAKAYNVPESEIVASYNYANDLASGNSEVKEENITYREPNFEIETRFTRFANGEIKTEILSTIREYDIYIVQDVYGTMPASYYGSEAAEYNVNDHLITLLTTIDAVRVSSPARITCVLPAYPYARQHKKTGREGLTAALVGRILEDMGVERIITLDIHSKDIDHTFKNLHLENLYASYQITEQLLGLIDPEKEDLVVVAPDTGAVDRNKFFANNLKRPLAMLYKERDYSIVSSDANKSNISTMRMLGDVKGKAVFIVDDMLGTGGTLIKALQIMKEMGATKVIIGISLPLFTADAIEQFDKAYQDGLFYRIIGCNAVSHSDKLLGRSWYISADVSPLFASVVRRLNNSDGLGSLFDSDKLIQDLLLSK